The sequence CGGCCAGGCCGACGAAGATCAGCAGCCGCCCGAGCAGCTCGGGCTTCTCGGCCAGCGCGCCGACCGCGGCGGTGCCGAGGCGCCCCACCGCCACGCCGGCGCCGAGCGAGGAGAGGCCGGTGGCGAGCGCGGCGGCGACGAGTCCCCATCCGGCGGCGTCGCCGCCGATCCCCCGGGGGGGCGGCGCCTGCGCCAGCGCGGGGCCGACCCACACGAGCAGCGCGGTCGCCGCGAGGCTCAGGCAGGCGGCGACCGCCGTCATGCCCAGGGCGAGCTTGGTTCTCGGCATCATGGTTTCTCCTCTGCGGTGACCGGGGGAGGCGCGAGCGGGCGGAACTCGCGCCCCTCCGCCTGGAAGAAGCGGGCGAAGAACTCGAACAGCACGAGGCGCGTGGTCTGGATCGAGACCACCAGCCCCTCGAGCGCGAGGATGACGACGTTGCCGATCGCGAGCACCACGACGTAGCCGATGGCGCCTCCGGCGGCCTCGGCGAGCGCGACGACGGCCGACGAGAGACCCGCGTGCGCGAGCGCGAACGCGCCGACCCGCGCGAACGAGAGCGTGTTGATCAGGAGCTGCATCAGGCGCTCGGCGAGCTCGCCGAGCGCCTTGAGCGCGCCGATCGCGCCGCCTGCACGCGCATGCCCGAGCGCGAACAGCGCGGCGCCGGCGAGCGCGACGAGCGCCGACGCCTCGTGCAGGAACAGGCCGAGGATGCCGAAGTAGACCAGCACGAACCCGCCCTCGGTGGCGAGCCATTCGCCGAG comes from Candidatus Sulfotelmatobacter sp. and encodes:
- a CDS encoding ATP synthase subunit C; translation: MMPRTKLALGMTAVAACLSLAATALLVWVGPALAQAPPPRGIGGDAAGWGLVAAALATGLSSLGAGVAVGRLGTAAVGALAEKPELLGRLLIFVGLAEGIAIYGVIISILILNRLS